From the Ruminiclostridium josui JCM 17888 genome, one window contains:
- the pheS gene encoding phenylalanine--tRNA ligase subunit alpha, with protein sequence MIEKISILRDTAIGRIKEATSSAEVEELRVKLLGKKGELTEMLKDLKNMDIEERKQFGQEANALKNELTEIIEAKFKELSANDVKKSLSSGSNFDISLPGTNFKLGSLHPVTIVQKEIERIFTGMGFNIVDGPEAEEEFFNFEALNIPKHHPARDMQDTYWLENGSLLRTHTSPCQVRAMQKYGAPLKVIAPGRCFRNESTDASHENTFFQLEGMMIDKNVSIANLIYVMKLLLSEVFQRDVKIRLRPGFFPFVEPGFELDLNCMICGGKGCPTCKHSGWIELLPCGMVHPNVLRYGGIDPEEYTGFAFGLGLTRLAMMKYGISDIRVLNSGDLRAMEQFSVR encoded by the coding sequence GTGATTGAAAAAATCAGTATTTTAAGAGATACTGCCATAGGCAGAATCAAGGAAGCCACCAGCAGCGCAGAGGTAGAAGAACTCAGAGTAAAGCTGCTGGGTAAAAAAGGTGAATTGACTGAAATGCTAAAGGACCTCAAGAATATGGATATTGAGGAAAGAAAGCAGTTCGGACAGGAAGCTAATGCATTGAAAAACGAATTGACTGAGATAATTGAAGCAAAATTCAAGGAGCTTAGTGCAAATGATGTAAAGAAGTCTTTATCAAGCGGGTCAAACTTTGATATTTCTTTACCTGGTACTAACTTTAAACTTGGTTCTCTGCACCCTGTAACTATTGTACAAAAGGAAATAGAAAGAATATTTACCGGAATGGGCTTCAATATAGTTGATGGTCCTGAGGCAGAAGAAGAATTCTTCAATTTTGAAGCATTAAATATACCAAAACATCATCCTGCTAGAGACATGCAGGACACATACTGGTTGGAAAACGGTTCTTTGCTGAGAACACATACATCTCCATGCCAGGTCAGAGCAATGCAGAAGTACGGAGCACCTCTCAAGGTAATTGCTCCAGGAAGATGTTTTAGAAATGAAAGTACTGATGCTTCTCATGAAAATACATTCTTCCAGTTGGAAGGAATGATGATTGACAAAAACGTTTCAATTGCAAATCTTATTTATGTAATGAAGCTGCTTTTGTCAGAAGTATTCCAGAGAGATGTTAAAATCAGGCTTAGACCAGGGTTCTTCCCGTTCGTTGAACCGGGCTTTGAACTTGACTTAAACTGTATGATTTGTGGCGGAAAAGGTTGTCCTACTTGTAAGCATTCAGGTTGGATAGAATTACTGCCTTGCGGAATGGTTCATCCAAATGTACTCCGCTACGGTGGCATTGACCCTGAAGAATATACAGGTTTTGCATTCGGACTTGGACTTACAAGACTTGCAATGATGAAATATGGAATAAGCGATATCCGTGTTCTTAATTCAGGTGATTTAAGAGCTATGGAGCAATTTTCAGTAAGATAG
- the pheT gene encoding phenylalanine--tRNA ligase subunit beta → MKISLNWLKDYVDLEGIDIKELWYRFTMSTAEVENVEFVGQDIKNVVVAKVLSVVPHPESKKLKITQVDSGDGVIQIVCGAPNVAEGILVPLVKIGGSVKKIPKIGKAKLVGVESFGMLCSASELGISDDHSGLLVLEGDYAPGTDIKSIIDIDDVIIEIDNKSLTNRPDLWGHYGIAREIAAIYGRELKPMNLDNLEGSKDKAKLDISVEDTEKCLRYSGLKIDGVKKLETPLNMKVRLFYCGMRSISPLVDLTNYLMLEMGQPMHAFDSRQVESGIVVRSTKETTSFKTLDGVERKLPEDVLLICTKERPVAIAGIMGGENSEVLEDTTSILLESATFEGSSIRKSSTKIGLRTEASARYEKMLDPNMTVQAIQRFVKLLRDMQPDIQFASALTDVYCNKLEPIDIEITKPYIDKYIGNTLSTEKMVEILRALEFKVDVDGDTFRIKVPTFRATKDITIKVDIIEEITRVFGYDNIQPKTLDIALKPLQYNEERLLDHKVKEILSERFGASEVNSYIWYDNIFNSRVGIETNAQVKVLNPQAHDSNTLRDSMVPGMLSFAEKNEKTYDDFSLFEIGSVFSAATPKDKCEQHKNICVLLASKLKSEDELFYELKGMLSFIAKTLKNVDLEFTASTSEHNWVHPMKSVDVSFNGNLMGYISVVHPMIKKNIGKKLNIAVLEINRDVLQSIEQKLVKYKEPSKYPEVRLDYSFLVDNSVTFDKLMQDIRGFKSKILNGFEFVTIYNGKGLPEGKKSMTFRFVIGSAEKTLSSDEINEFAKSLLDYMAGVGYTLR, encoded by the coding sequence TTGAAAATATCATTAAACTGGCTTAAAGATTATGTTGATTTGGAAGGCATTGATATAAAGGAATTATGGTATAGGTTTACTATGTCCACAGCTGAAGTAGAAAATGTGGAGTTTGTAGGACAGGACATAAAAAATGTAGTTGTAGCGAAGGTTTTAAGCGTAGTTCCTCATCCTGAGTCCAAAAAGTTGAAAATTACACAAGTAGATTCAGGAGATGGTGTAATTCAGATTGTTTGCGGAGCTCCTAATGTGGCAGAAGGAATATTAGTACCTTTGGTAAAAATTGGTGGTTCTGTAAAGAAAATACCAAAAATTGGAAAGGCAAAACTTGTGGGAGTTGAAAGTTTTGGTATGCTGTGTTCTGCATCAGAGTTGGGAATCAGCGATGATCACAGCGGACTTTTGGTTCTGGAGGGTGATTATGCACCGGGAACTGACATTAAATCAATAATTGACATTGATGATGTAATTATTGAGATAGATAACAAGTCCCTTACTAATAGACCTGACCTGTGGGGACACTATGGAATTGCCCGTGAAATAGCAGCTATTTACGGTAGAGAACTGAAGCCAATGAACCTTGATAATCTGGAAGGATCCAAGGATAAGGCAAAACTAGACATAAGTGTTGAGGATACAGAGAAATGCCTTAGATATTCAGGACTCAAAATTGATGGAGTTAAGAAACTGGAAACTCCTCTGAATATGAAGGTAAGGCTTTTTTACTGCGGAATGAGGTCAATATCTCCCTTGGTTGATTTAACCAATTATCTTATGCTTGAAATGGGACAGCCCATGCATGCATTTGACAGCAGACAGGTTGAAAGCGGAATAGTAGTCCGTTCAACAAAAGAAACTACTTCATTTAAAACACTGGATGGAGTAGAGAGAAAGCTGCCGGAGGATGTACTGCTTATTTGTACAAAGGAACGGCCTGTTGCAATAGCTGGTATAATGGGTGGGGAAAATTCAGAAGTACTTGAAGATACCACTTCAATATTACTGGAATCAGCTACTTTTGAGGGTTCATCCATCAGAAAAAGCTCAACAAAAATAGGACTTCGTACTGAAGCAAGTGCAAGGTACGAAAAAATGCTTGACCCCAATATGACAGTTCAGGCAATTCAAAGGTTTGTAAAACTCCTCCGCGACATGCAGCCTGATATACAGTTTGCTTCAGCCTTAACGGATGTTTATTGTAATAAGCTTGAACCAATTGATATAGAAATAACCAAACCGTATATTGACAAATATATCGGAAACACTCTATCTACCGAAAAAATGGTTGAGATACTCCGGGCTTTGGAATTCAAGGTTGACGTGGACGGAGATACTTTTAGAATAAAAGTTCCTACTTTCAGAGCAACAAAGGATATAACTATAAAGGTAGATATAATAGAAGAAATAACAAGAGTTTTTGGTTATGATAACATTCAGCCTAAAACCCTTGATATTGCTTTAAAACCGCTGCAATATAATGAAGAAAGACTTCTTGACCACAAAGTAAAGGAAATACTTTCAGAAAGGTTTGGTGCTTCTGAGGTCAACAGCTATATATGGTATGACAATATTTTTAATTCAAGAGTAGGTATTGAAACAAATGCACAGGTAAAGGTTCTAAACCCACAGGCACATGATTCTAATACTTTGAGAGATAGCATGGTTCCGGGAATGCTTTCATTTGCTGAAAAAAATGAAAAGACTTATGACGATTTTTCATTGTTTGAAATTGGAAGTGTATTCAGTGCTGCAACTCCAAAGGATAAGTGTGAACAGCACAAGAATATATGTGTTTTGCTAGCCAGCAAGCTTAAAAGTGAAGACGAGCTTTTCTATGAATTGAAAGGAATGCTTTCATTTATTGCTAAAACTTTAAAAAACGTAGATTTAGAGTTTACAGCAAGTACTAGTGAACATAACTGGGTTCATCCTATGAAATCAGTGGATGTAAGCTTTAACGGAAACCTGATGGGATATATTTCGGTAGTTCACCCTATGATAAAGAAAAACATCGGTAAAAAATTAAACATTGCTGTGCTTGAGATAAACAGAGATGTTCTTCAGAGCATCGAGCAAAAACTGGTTAAATACAAGGAACCGTCAAAATATCCGGAAGTTCGTCTTGACTACAGTTTCTTGGTTGACAATAGTGTAACATTTGACAAGCTCATGCAGGACATCAGAGGTTTCAAATCAAAGATACTAAACGGTTTTGAGTTTGTTACTATATACAACGGAAAAGGTTTGCCGGAAGGAAAGAAAAGTATGACCTTCAGGTTTGTAATCGGTTCAGCGGAAAAAACTCTTTCCAGCGATGAAATAAATGAGTTTGCAAAGAGTCTGCTGGATTATATGGCTGGAGTTGGTTATACACTCAGATAA
- a CDS encoding alpha/beta-type small acid-soluble spore protein, with protein sequence MSRPKTPLVEGSREALTRFKMECAAEIGRTQFTKENNDHYKGDLTARQNGSEGGPIGGQMVKRMIEAYENQLKNQQ encoded by the coding sequence ATGTCGAGACCTAAAACACCACTTGTGGAAGGCAGCAGGGAAGCTCTTACCAGGTTTAAGATGGAATGTGCTGCTGAAATAGGCAGAACACAGTTTACCAAAGAGAACAACGACCACTATAAGGGCGATTTAACAGCAAGACAGAACGGCTCTGAAGGTGGCCCTATCGGTGGACAAATGGTTAAGAGAATGATTGAAGCCTATGAAAATCAATTGAAAAATCAACAATAA
- a CDS encoding glucose-6-phosphate isomerase, translated as MERVTFDSSKASSFVSDYEINYFEGYVEQAHKMLHEKNGPGNDFLGWVDLPLNYDKDEFARIKKSAEKIKSDSDVLIVIGIGGSYLGARAAIEILSHSFYNMLPKDKRKTPEIYFVGNNISSTYLSDLLELIEGKEVSVNVISKSGTTTEPAVAFRIFKEYMENKYGKQEAQKRIYATTDKARGALKKLADEEGYETFVIPDDVGGRFSVLTAVGLLPIAVCGADIDMIMKGALDAYNQYKDFDFKNNDCYRYAAARNVLYNKNKTIEIMVNYEPSLHFFTEWWKQLYGESEGKDQKGIFPAGVDFTTDLHSMGQYVQDGLRNLFETVINVGKAKKSITIKEDKDNIDGLNFLAGKEMAFVNNKAFEGTLLAHTDGGVPNLIINVPELNEYYFGNLVYFFEKACGISGYLLAVNPFNQPGVEAYKKNMFALLGKPGYEEQKKELEARLGK; from the coding sequence ATGGAAAGAGTAACATTTGACAGCTCCAAAGCTTCCAGCTTTGTAAGCGATTACGAGATTAACTATTTCGAAGGCTACGTAGAACAGGCACATAAAATGCTTCACGAAAAAAACGGCCCAGGAAATGATTTTCTGGGTTGGGTTGATTTGCCATTAAATTACGATAAAGATGAATTTGCACGTATAAAAAAGTCAGCTGAAAAGATAAAATCCGATTCTGATGTGCTGATAGTTATCGGAATTGGTGGTTCATACCTTGGGGCAAGAGCAGCAATAGAAATTCTTTCACATTCTTTTTACAATATGCTGCCAAAAGATAAAAGAAAAACTCCTGAAATATACTTTGTAGGAAACAATATCAGTTCAACTTACCTTTCTGACCTATTGGAATTAATAGAAGGAAAGGAAGTATCGGTAAATGTTATATCAAAATCAGGTACAACAACTGAACCTGCAGTTGCTTTCAGAATATTCAAGGAATACATGGAAAACAAGTATGGCAAGCAGGAAGCACAGAAAAGAATATATGCTACTACAGACAAGGCAAGGGGAGCTTTAAAGAAACTTGCTGATGAAGAAGGCTACGAGACATTTGTAATACCTGATGATGTAGGCGGCAGATTTTCAGTTCTGACAGCTGTTGGACTTCTGCCAATTGCTGTATGCGGTGCAGACATTGACATGATTATGAAGGGAGCTCTTGACGCATACAACCAGTACAAGGACTTTGATTTTAAAAACAATGATTGTTACAGATATGCAGCTGCAAGAAACGTACTTTATAACAAGAATAAAACTATTGAAATTATGGTTAACTATGAGCCATCACTTCATTTCTTTACAGAATGGTGGAAGCAGCTTTACGGAGAAAGTGAAGGAAAGGATCAGAAGGGCATTTTCCCTGCAGGAGTTGATTTCACAACAGACCTCCATTCAATGGGACAATATGTACAGGATGGTTTGAGGAACCTTTTTGAGACTGTTATAAATGTTGGTAAGGCTAAGAAAAGCATAACAATAAAGGAAGATAAGGACAATATTGATGGTCTTAACTTCCTTGCAGGAAAAGAAATGGCTTTTGTTAACAATAAAGCTTTTGAAGGAACACTCCTTGCACATACAGATGGCGGAGTTCCTAATCTTATTATTAATGTTCCTGAACTTAATGAATATTACTTCGGAAACCTTGTATACTTCTTTGAAAAGGCTTGTGGAATAAGCGGGTATCTTCTTGCTGTAAATCCGTTTAACCAGCCAGGTGTTGAGGCATACAAGAAAAATATGTTTGCTCTCCTTGGTAAGCCTGGATATGAGGAGCAAAAGAAAGAACTGGAAGCAAGACTTGGTAAGTAA
- a CDS encoding bifunctional folylpolyglutamate synthase/dihydrofolate synthase — protein MNYEAALEYLHGTLKFGSIFGLDRITKLLDLMGNPHKKLKFIHVAGTNGKGSTTAFISNILIEAGYRTGMFTSPYIQRFTERIKVDNTEISNNELAELVLKIKGKVEEMVSSGFEHPTEFEIITAAAMEYFYIKKCEFVVLEVGLGGIVDSTNVIDLPEVSVITTISMDHTDRLGDTLGEIAFHKAGIIKQNGLVVLYPQEKEAEEVINKVAKDKNAKVHYVDFSTISEKSFGLEGQIFDYKDYENIKIGLLGDHQIRNAVVAIDTCELLRNKGFAITHRNILDGLRKTVWPGRLEIICKNPLIMIDGAHNLEGGQALNSAIDKYFTQKKKIFIVGFLRDKDFKGIMDMLSSKADTIITVTPNNERAIPSAELAQILKMYSENVIDGMSIENGLQIAVGIADKESVICAFGSLYMIGEIRGHYK, from the coding sequence ATGAATTATGAAGCTGCATTGGAATATTTACATGGTACCCTAAAGTTTGGCAGTATATTCGGACTTGACAGAATTACCAAACTTTTGGATTTAATGGGTAATCCCCATAAAAAGCTAAAGTTCATCCATGTTGCTGGAACAAATGGCAAGGGTTCTACTACAGCATTTATCAGCAACATTTTAATTGAGGCTGGATACAGGACAGGCATGTTTACATCTCCGTATATTCAAAGATTTACAGAAAGAATTAAAGTTGACAATACTGAGATATCAAATAATGAACTGGCTGAGCTGGTTTTAAAAATAAAGGGAAAAGTTGAAGAAATGGTAAGCAGTGGATTTGAACATCCCACAGAATTTGAAATTATAACGGCTGCTGCTATGGAGTATTTTTACATAAAAAAATGTGAATTTGTTGTATTGGAAGTAGGCCTTGGAGGTATTGTAGATTCTACTAATGTAATAGATTTGCCGGAAGTATCGGTTATTACTACAATAAGTATGGATCATACAGATAGATTAGGAGATACTCTTGGGGAGATTGCGTTCCATAAAGCAGGTATAATAAAGCAAAATGGGTTGGTGGTGCTTTATCCTCAGGAGAAAGAAGCCGAAGAAGTAATAAACAAAGTTGCTAAAGATAAAAACGCAAAAGTACATTATGTAGATTTTTCAACTATATCCGAAAAATCTTTTGGTTTAGAAGGACAGATATTTGATTATAAAGACTATGAAAACATAAAAATCGGTTTATTGGGTGATCACCAAATCAGAAATGCTGTTGTTGCAATTGATACTTGTGAACTTTTACGTAATAAAGGATTTGCTATTACACATAGGAATATATTGGATGGTTTGAGAAAAACTGTTTGGCCCGGCAGGTTGGAAATAATCTGCAAAAACCCTTTAATTATGATAGATGGTGCACATAACCTTGAGGGTGGTCAGGCTCTGAATTCCGCAATTGATAAGTATTTTACTCAAAAGAAAAAGATCTTTATTGTAGGATTTTTACGTGATAAGGATTTTAAAGGAATAATGGATATGTTGAGCAGTAAAGCAGATACTATTATTACCGTTACTCCCAATAATGAGAGAGCCATACCATCCGCTGAACTGGCTCAAATTTTAAAGATGTACTCTGAGAATGTAATAGATGGAATGAGCATTGAAAATGGGTTACAGATTGCAGTTGGTATTGCGGATAAAGAAAGTGTCATTTGTGCTTTTGGTTCACTTTATATGATTGGAGAAATAAGAGGACATTATAAATAA
- a CDS encoding tetratricopeptide repeat protein → MDLKQEIRSYTPIDIEKLSQEKNVSEKVIDSVKVYNKAIENLRTGSEDIAMIELKKVISVNPDFYDAVNLLGLCYAYTNQIDKAQELFGRVADAEGNSVKAAEYLSYIGRGSTSGKSSGNTKTVKAEVNPQKPNPKNRISKPKKPSNEEVQAEYVLIKGIGSYLAKPSVAVTINILSVLCLIAAIAFFAVNYKNTRSDERGPDTTVNTELNEKYDKVVAQNEKLKKDLDAANLKLKQIQLSSQLSQVSGLYGQYKYIEAADKLLAIPAKELSADNKKKYDSIKDNVMKNAANQLTTEGVSLFNKKKYKEAIQKLEKVFTYGEKWSFGDKALYVLGKSYVANNEPQKGAEAYKKLISEYPNSSYIKYARSRLESLQ, encoded by the coding sequence ATGGATTTGAAACAGGAAATCAGAAGTTATACTCCTATTGACATAGAAAAACTATCCCAGGAAAAGAACGTGTCCGAAAAGGTAATAGACTCTGTAAAAGTGTATAATAAAGCTATAGAAAATCTGCGTACAGGCAGTGAAGATATAGCTATGATTGAACTGAAGAAGGTCATTTCAGTTAATCCTGATTTTTATGATGCGGTTAATTTACTGGGCCTATGTTATGCGTATACAAATCAGATAGATAAGGCACAAGAACTTTTTGGCAGAGTCGCAGATGCTGAAGGCAATTCAGTTAAAGCAGCAGAATATTTAAGTTATATAGGCAGAGGGAGTACTTCTGGAAAGAGCAGCGGCAATACTAAAACAGTAAAAGCTGAAGTAAATCCACAAAAGCCTAATCCCAAAAACAGAATTTCAAAACCAAAGAAGCCTTCTAACGAAGAAGTACAAGCAGAATATGTACTAATCAAAGGTATAGGTTCATATTTAGCGAAACCTTCTGTTGCCGTAACCATAAACATTTTAAGTGTTTTATGCCTTATAGCTGCAATAGCTTTTTTTGCAGTGAATTATAAAAATACTCGTAGCGATGAAAGAGGACCGGATACAACTGTAAATACTGAGTTAAATGAGAAATACGACAAGGTAGTAGCTCAAAATGAAAAACTCAAGAAAGATTTGGATGCAGCTAATTTGAAATTAAAGCAAATACAGCTGTCTTCACAGTTATCTCAGGTATCGGGATTATATGGACAATACAAATATATTGAAGCTGCAGACAAGCTTTTAGCTATACCGGCAAAGGAGTTATCTGCAGATAATAAAAAGAAATATGATTCTATCAAAGATAATGTAATGAAAAATGCAGCAAACCAATTAACTACAGAGGGAGTAAGTCTCTTTAATAAGAAGAAGTACAAAGAGGCAATTCAAAAGCTTGAAAAGGTGTTTACCTACGGAGAAAAATGGTCTTTTGGAGACAAAGCTCTTTACGTACTAGGTAAAAGTTATGTGGCAAACAATGAGCCTCAAAAGGGAGCAGAAGCATATAAAAAACTAATTAGTGAATATCCCAATTCATCTTATATAAAATATGCTAGAAGCAGACTGGAGTCATTACAATAA
- a CDS encoding patatin-like phospholipase family protein, with amino-acid sequence MNKRSRIVNLVLSGGGIKGIAFVGAYEEIEKKYKRIGNIAGVSAGALVGALIGAGYTSRELGKIMKEFDFSSLTYGREITMDISIANSMRSIEQEKKVLNESDMDTLLHRQDYTELNLVRRSKEDFVGSRGNLLVNLIAFSKKNAFLNGELMESWVAQLLANKGIRTFSDFRGGIADKVNPRGYKVRMTAVDANTGKVIVLPDDMALYNVDPDKLEVAKAVRMSTCIPFVFDPVTIDYKDAENKPKTHYIIDGGVLDNFPVWLIESTDNNVIIGLKLEGKEPKGLSSAEHILKKLLHSSHDTGVPKNSYNIDNIAHINTGEISFLDFDISAEESLYLYNQGKLAVQKLFISMQKKNRGWRI; translated from the coding sequence ATGAATAAAAGAAGCCGAATAGTAAATCTTGTACTTAGCGGAGGCGGAATAAAAGGTATCGCATTTGTTGGAGCATATGAGGAAATTGAAAAAAAATATAAAAGAATAGGCAATATTGCAGGTGTTTCAGCAGGTGCACTGGTGGGAGCACTTATCGGAGCGGGATATACGTCAAGGGAATTAGGCAAGATTATGAAGGAGTTTGATTTTAGTTCATTAACATATGGCAGAGAGATAACAATGGATATTTCTATTGCTAATAGTATGAGAAGTATAGAGCAGGAAAAAAAAGTTCTTAATGAAAGTGATATGGATACTTTGCTCCACCGCCAGGATTACACAGAATTAAATCTTGTTAGAAGGTCCAAGGAAGACTTTGTGGGTTCCAGAGGAAACCTTCTTGTAAATCTAATTGCATTCAGTAAAAAGAATGCATTTTTGAATGGTGAACTAATGGAAAGCTGGGTTGCTCAGCTCCTTGCCAACAAAGGAATACGCACCTTCAGTGATTTCAGGGGAGGAATAGCAGATAAGGTTAATCCCAGAGGATACAAAGTACGAATGACTGCGGTTGATGCCAATACAGGTAAAGTTATTGTTCTTCCAGATGATATGGCACTATATAATGTTGACCCTGATAAACTGGAGGTTGCAAAGGCGGTAAGGATGAGTACATGCATACCTTTTGTTTTCGACCCGGTTACAATTGATTATAAAGATGCGGAAAACAAGCCTAAAACTCATTACATAATAGATGGGGGTGTTCTTGATAATTTTCCGGTTTGGCTCATTGAAAGCACAGATAACAATGTAATTATAGGACTTAAACTGGAAGGCAAGGAACCAAAAGGCCTGAGTTCGGCAGAACATATATTAAAAAAATTACTACATTCTTCCCATGACACAGGAGTTCCCAAAAACTCCTACAACATAGATAATATTGCTCATATAAATACCGGAGAAATCTCTTTTTTGGATTTTGATATATCTGCCGAAGAATCTCTTTACCTCTATAATCAAGGTAAATTGGCTGTTCAGAAGCTTTTTATCAGTATGCAGAAAAAAAACAGAGGATGGAGAATTTAA
- the thrC gene encoding threonine synthase — MLYRSTRGSCRSVSAAEAIKRGIAADGGLFVPEKTVQFSLEQIALMSEMSYQERAIKILEGYLDDYTPEELSECVNKAYTAEKFESNDIAPLHKLYDSVNILELWHGPTSAFKDMALQILPHFLVKALKKTGEKEEIVILVATSGDTGKAALEGFKNVDGTKIIVFFPSEGVSQVQKMQMVTQEGSNVHAIAVNGNFDDAQNGVKRIFGDEDVSVLMEEHGYKFSSANSINWGRLVPQIVYYFSAYADMIKNGEIKAGEKINFVVPTGNFGNILAAYYAMQMGLPINKLICASNDNNVLTDFINTGEYNKNREFKKTLSPSMDILISSNLERLLYLITDDNAGKVCEWMNKLKNEGSYTVDQDTKKKIQNIFWAGYSNDSDTLKTIESVYQETGYVVDTHTAVAVDVYDKYVISTSDVSKAVIVSTASPFKFNESVVKAIAGEEAVKGKTEFELLSVLSEMAGLKIPNPLRELDKKPVLHKGFCEPVNMIDMVKDALNIQENIKTAK, encoded by the coding sequence ATGTTATATCGAAGCACAAGAGGAAGTTGCAGAAGTGTGAGTGCAGCTGAAGCTATAAAAAGAGGTATTGCTGCAGACGGAGGTCTGTTTGTACCTGAAAAAACAGTTCAGTTTAGTCTTGAGCAAATAGCTCTCATGAGTGAAATGAGTTATCAGGAAAGAGCGATTAAAATACTGGAAGGTTATTTGGACGATTATACTCCCGAGGAACTTTCAGAGTGTGTAAACAAGGCTTATACTGCAGAGAAATTTGAAAGTAATGATATTGCTCCTTTGCATAAGCTATATGATTCTGTAAATATACTGGAACTGTGGCATGGGCCTACAAGTGCATTCAAAGATATGGCTCTGCAAATACTTCCACATTTTCTTGTTAAAGCACTTAAGAAGACAGGGGAAAAAGAAGAGATAGTAATTTTGGTAGCAACCTCAGGAGATACAGGAAAAGCTGCTCTTGAAGGATTTAAGAATGTAGATGGGACAAAAATTATAGTATTTTTCCCAAGCGAAGGCGTCAGCCAGGTACAGAAAATGCAAATGGTTACCCAGGAGGGCAGCAATGTACACGCTATAGCCGTAAATGGCAATTTTGATGACGCTCAGAATGGTGTTAAAAGAATATTTGGAGATGAGGATGTATCTGTATTAATGGAAGAACACGGATACAAGTTTTCATCAGCAAACTCAATAAACTGGGGCAGATTGGTACCACAAATAGTTTACTATTTTTCAGCATATGCTGATATGATAAAGAATGGTGAAATTAAAGCTGGGGAAAAAATTAATTTTGTCGTTCCTACAGGTAATTTTGGTAATATTCTGGCCGCATATTATGCTATGCAGATGGGCTTGCCTATTAACAAGCTTATTTGTGCTTCAAATGACAACAATGTACTGACAGACTTTATTAATACAGGGGAATATAATAAAAACAGAGAATTCAAAAAGACTTTGTCTCCATCAATGGACATTCTCATTTCAAGTAACTTAGAACGTCTTTTGTATCTTATAACTGACGATAATGCCGGAAAGGTTTGCGAGTGGATGAACAAGCTTAAGAATGAAGGTTCATATACTGTAGACCAAGATACCAAAAAGAAAATCCAGAATATATTCTGGGCAGGTTACTCAAATGATAGTGATACATTAAAAACAATTGAAAGTGTTTATCAGGAGACAGGGTATGTAGTTGACACCCATACTGCGGTTGCAGTGGATGTATACGACAAATACGTTATCTCTACAAGCGATGTTTCAAAAGCCGTTATTGTTTCTACAGCAAGTCCATTTAAGTTTAACGAGAGTGTTGTGAAGGCAATTGCGGGAGAAGAGGCGGTTAAAGGAAAGACTGAATTTGAGCTGCTTTCTGTATTGTCTGAAATGGCTGGTCTTAAAATTCCTAATCCATTAAGGGAATTGGATAAAAAGCCTGTTCTTCACAAGGGCTTCTGTGAACCGGTAAACATGATTGATATGGTTAAGGATGCGTTAAATATCCAAGAAAATATCAAAACAGCAAAATAA
- a CDS encoding ACT domain-containing protein: protein MKQESTFFLVDSFILPDIFSKVIEVKKILSLGKIKTVNDAVKEVGISRSAYYKYKDYVFPFNETSRGKVITLFFVVEDFAGILSSIINKIASASANILTINQNIPINGLADVTISIETMNMKIDIQNLLTEINKVEGVRKSEILAR, encoded by the coding sequence ATGAAACAAGAATCTACATTTTTTTTAGTTGATTCATTTATTTTGCCTGACATATTTTCAAAAGTTATAGAAGTTAAAAAGATTCTAAGTCTAGGTAAAATAAAAACTGTTAATGATGCAGTTAAAGAAGTAGGAATTAGCAGAAGTGCTTACTACAAATACAAAGATTATGTTTTCCCTTTTAATGAGACATCAAGGGGTAAGGTCATAACGTTATTTTTCGTTGTAGAAGACTTTGCGGGAATTCTTTCAAGTATTATAAACAAAATTGCTTCGGCCAGTGCAAATATACTGACAATAAACCAGAACATACCTATCAATGGATTGGCGGATGTGACAATTTCTATTGAAACTATGAATATGAAAATAGATATTCAAAATCTTTTAACAGAGATTAACAAGGTTGAAGGTGTCAGAAAAAGTGAAATATTAGCAAGGTAA